Proteins from one Caulobacter sp. 73W genomic window:
- a CDS encoding amidohydrolase family protein gives MNKRLVCSAAAMALLLNVDMAAAQAVTVLDAERLFDGSAVIDKARVVIKDGKVVASGPQAEVAAPAGAKRVDLGDRFVMPGLVTAHSHVGMVQGLDVGGHNYSRETVGRDLAQFQRYGVVAVNALGMNAELFHTLRREWRGGAHGGADLYGAGGGVGAVDGAPPARMKPPASVMRPTTPEAARKAVDAMADAGVDMIKVWVDDLNGQSPKMTPEVYAAAIDQAHRRGLKAAVHIHALADAKGVVRAGADVIGHGVRDMPVDEEFTTLLRERGVWYIPTVNINEAEYIYAEHPEWLKDPFFRMAVTPALEAQLNDAQWRQAALDKAQPSRAAVSMNIANLRRVHAGGGKIAFGTDSGVTPLRIPGFAEHLELGHFVQAGLTPVEALTAATASSAALMGLKDRGCLAAGCRADLLVLRADPTADIANSRTIEAVWRNGAPIAQ, from the coding sequence ATGAACAAGCGGCTGGTCTGCTCGGCGGCGGCGATGGCGTTGCTGCTCAATGTCGATATGGCCGCCGCCCAGGCGGTCACCGTGCTCGATGCGGAACGTCTGTTCGACGGCTCGGCGGTGATCGACAAGGCGCGCGTGGTCATCAAGGACGGCAAGGTCGTCGCCTCCGGCCCGCAAGCAGAAGTCGCCGCGCCGGCCGGCGCCAAGCGCGTCGATCTGGGGGACCGGTTCGTCATGCCGGGCCTCGTCACCGCCCACAGTCACGTCGGCATGGTCCAGGGTCTGGATGTCGGCGGGCACAACTATTCGCGCGAGACGGTCGGGCGCGATCTGGCGCAGTTCCAGCGCTACGGCGTGGTGGCCGTCAATGCGCTGGGCATGAACGCCGAGCTCTTCCACACGCTGAGGCGGGAATGGCGCGGCGGCGCACATGGCGGCGCGGACCTGTATGGAGCCGGCGGCGGTGTCGGCGCGGTCGATGGCGCGCCTCCGGCCCGCATGAAGCCGCCCGCCAGTGTGATGCGGCCGACGACGCCTGAAGCCGCCCGCAAGGCGGTGGACGCGATGGCCGACGCCGGCGTCGACATGATCAAGGTCTGGGTCGACGACCTGAACGGCCAGTCGCCCAAGATGACGCCGGAGGTCTATGCCGCCGCCATCGACCAGGCGCATCGCCGGGGCCTCAAGGCCGCCGTCCACATCCACGCCCTGGCCGACGCCAAGGGCGTCGTGCGCGCCGGCGCCGACGTGATCGGGCACGGCGTGCGGGACATGCCCGTCGACGAGGAGTTCACCACGCTCCTGCGCGAACGGGGCGTCTGGTACATCCCGACGGTCAACATCAACGAGGCCGAATACATCTACGCCGAGCATCCGGAGTGGCTGAAGGACCCCTTCTTCCGCATGGCCGTGACCCCGGCGCTGGAGGCGCAGCTGAACGACGCGCAATGGCGCCAGGCGGCCCTGGACAAGGCGCAGCCGTCGCGCGCCGCGGTAAGCATGAACATCGCCAACCTGCGCCGCGTCCACGCTGGGGGCGGCAAGATCGCCTTCGGCACCGACTCCGGCGTGACGCCGCTGCGCATCCCCGGTTTCGCCGAGCATCTGGAGTTGGGTCATTTCGTGCAGGCCGGGCTGACGCCGGTTGAGGCCCTAACCGCCGCCACCGCGTCCAGCGCCGCGCTCATGGGTCTGAAGGATCGCGGGTGCCTGGCGGCGGGATGCCGAGCCGACCTCCTCGTTCTGCGCGCCGACCCGACCGCCGACATCGCCAACAGCCGGACCATTGAGGCGGTCTGGCGCAACGGCGCGCCGATCGCCCAGTAG
- a CDS encoding serine hydrolase domain-containing protein yields MNRRVVMLRALAGMFGLGGGRALAARSPGGLSFGRPEDVGFDPARLGRLDDAMRRTVTNNQIAGGVTLLARRGKIVQLRAYGQRDINLGDPMTSDAIFRIRSETKPITALAMMMLYEQGLWGLDDPVTYFIPEFTDLKVFKTADANGAITAVEPVTRPPTMRELMTHTAGFAYGLAGDSPPDRAYLEAGVLTADSLSDMVRRIAEQPMFCQPGKMWRYSIATDIQGHIIERLSGMSLPDFFKTKIFDPLGMVDTGFYVAPEKRRRLATLYDIDYSTNRLAEPPTPRWRDVLQPPLAPSAGGGLVSTARDYARFCQMILNAGELDGVRIVRPTSIAIMGSNHLPPSFSVTSDGIRPFPFGPGLGFGLNMAVSVDPLLGNAPVGKGTVSWGGSAGTWFWADPTNDLFFVGMIQRLGGVGSGLDAETRNLVYQALVDRAK; encoded by the coding sequence ATGAACCGTCGGGTGGTCATGCTCCGCGCCCTAGCCGGCATGTTCGGTCTGGGCGGCGGCAGAGCCTTGGCCGCCCGGTCGCCCGGTGGGCTGAGCTTCGGCCGGCCCGAGGACGTGGGTTTCGACCCCGCGCGCCTGGGGCGTCTGGACGACGCCATGCGGCGCACCGTGACCAACAACCAGATCGCCGGCGGGGTTACCCTGCTGGCGCGGCGGGGCAAGATCGTCCAGCTGCGGGCCTATGGTCAGCGGGACATCAACCTGGGCGACCCGATGACGAGCGATGCGATCTTCCGCATCCGCTCCGAGACCAAGCCGATCACGGCCCTGGCCATGATGATGCTCTACGAGCAGGGGCTTTGGGGCCTGGACGATCCGGTCACCTACTTCATCCCAGAGTTCACTGATCTGAAGGTGTTCAAGACGGCCGACGCCAATGGCGCCATCACCGCCGTCGAGCCCGTGACGCGGCCGCCGACCATGCGCGAACTGATGACACACACGGCGGGGTTCGCTTATGGCCTTGCCGGGGACAGTCCGCCGGACCGCGCCTATCTGGAAGCCGGTGTGCTGACCGCCGACAGCCTCTCCGACATGGTCCGCCGCATCGCCGAGCAGCCCATGTTCTGCCAGCCGGGCAAGATGTGGCGCTACAGCATCGCCACCGACATCCAGGGTCACATCATCGAGCGCCTGTCGGGCATGAGCCTGCCGGACTTCTTCAAGACCAAGATCTTCGATCCGCTCGGCATGGTCGATACCGGCTTCTATGTGGCGCCGGAAAAGCGCCGCCGCCTGGCGACCCTGTACGACATCGACTACTCCACCAACCGCCTGGCCGAGCCGCCGACCCCCCGCTGGCGCGACGTGCTGCAGCCGCCCCTGGCCCCGTCCGCGGGCGGCGGGCTGGTCTCCACCGCGCGGGACTATGCGCGCTTCTGCCAGATGATCCTCAACGCCGGCGAGCTGGACGGGGTGCGGATCGTGCGGCCGACCAGCATCGCCATCATGGGCTCAAATCACCTGCCGCCCAGCTTCTCGGTCACCTCCGACGGCATCCGTCCGTTCCCGTTCGGGCCAGGCCTGGGTTTTGGCCTGAACATGGCGGTGTCGGTGGACCCGCTGCTGGGCAATGCGCCGGTGGGCAAGGGGACCGTCAGCTGGGGCGGTTCGGCCGGCACCTGGTTCTGGGCCGATCCGACCAACGACCTGTTCTTCGTCGGCATGATCCAGCGCCTGGGCGGCGTCGGTTCGGGCCTCGACGCCGAGACGCGCAACCTCGTCTATCAGGCCCTGGTGGACCGCGCGAAATAG
- a CDS encoding Lrp/AsnC family transcriptional regulator yields the protein MSSKLDAIDIKILTLMQRDASISTADLAERVGLSQSPCWRRIQRLREEGYITSVVAIVDPRKLGFTMQIFAQVKMTTLTEKERADFYRQVENIPEILECWTVFGEMDAMMKILAPDVVWYQDFVFAVLLKLPGVIDVRSIVTLAESKSTTAVPLQARQFR from the coding sequence ATGTCATCAAAACTCGACGCCATCGACATCAAGATCCTGACCCTCATGCAGCGGGACGCGTCGATATCGACCGCCGATCTCGCCGAGCGGGTGGGCCTGTCGCAATCGCCTTGCTGGCGAAGGATTCAGCGCCTCCGCGAGGAAGGCTACATCACCTCCGTCGTCGCCATCGTCGACCCGCGCAAGCTCGGCTTCACGATGCAGATTTTCGCCCAGGTGAAGATGACGACCCTGACCGAGAAGGAACGGGCCGACTTCTATCGGCAGGTGGAGAACATCCCCGAGATCCTCGAATGCTGGACGGTCTTTGGGGAGATGGACGCGATGATGAAGATCCTGGCTCCCGACGTGGTCTGGTATCAGGACTTCGTCTTCGCCGTGCTCCTCAAGTTGCCGGGGGTGATCGACGTCCGCTCCATTGTCACTCTGGCGGAGTCCAAGAGCACGACGGCCGTGCCATTGCAGGCGCGTCAATTCCGCTGA
- the parC gene encoding DNA topoisomerase IV subunit A, protein MNKPFLPPGGDGGDDRIIEEPLSEALSKRYLAYALSTISSRALPDVRDGLKPVHRRVLYAMHNMRLNPEAAARKCAKVVGEVMGNFHPHGDQSIYDALVRLAQDFAQRIPLVEGQGNFGNIDGDNAAAMRYTECRMTEAATLLLDGINENAVDFRPTYDGQDEEPTVLPAGFPNLLANGSSGIAVGMATSIPPHNAAELIDACLVLLQRPDATTADLMERVLGPDFPTGGVIVEPKSSLLETYETGRGGVRVRAKWEKEETGRGTYQIVVTEIPYQVKKSDLVEQLADLIDSKKAALLGDVRDESAEDVRLVLEPKNRNVEPEVLMESLFKLSALEQRFPVNMNVLDARGTPGVMGLKPALKAFLDHRREVLVRRARFRLDKIEARLHILAGLLIAYLNLDEVIRIVRYEDEPKQKLIAAFELTDIQADAILNTRLRQLAKLEEMEIRREHAELAEERDGILAMLASDDAQWKLVGVGLRDVRETLGPGTELGKRRSAFADAPQVDTEAALEAMIPREPITVILSDKGWIRAAKGKVEDPSELKFKEGDKLGFVVPAETTDKLLIFASDGRFFTIGCDKLPSARGHGEPLRLMIDLDDKVKIIDVFPHKPGRKRFMASKAGYGFLMPEEEALANRRAGKQVMTVDDKGALSCTEVIGDQVAVIGDNAKILIFPLEELPEMPRGKGVKLQSYREGGLRDTLVFNQETGPAWIDTAGRRREWMEWREWIGKRAGAGKLAPKGFPTSKRFRPK, encoded by the coding sequence ATGAACAAGCCTTTCCTCCCCCCTGGCGGTGACGGCGGCGACGACCGCATCATCGAAGAGCCGCTCAGCGAGGCGCTGTCCAAGCGCTATCTCGCCTATGCCCTGTCGACCATCAGTTCGCGGGCCCTGCCGGACGTGCGCGACGGGTTGAAGCCCGTTCACCGGCGCGTGCTCTACGCCATGCACAACATGCGCCTGAACCCCGAGGCCGCCGCGCGCAAGTGCGCCAAGGTGGTCGGCGAGGTGATGGGTAACTTCCACCCGCACGGCGACCAGTCGATCTATGACGCCCTGGTGCGTCTGGCCCAGGACTTCGCCCAGCGCATCCCGCTGGTCGAGGGGCAGGGCAACTTCGGCAATATCGACGGCGATAACGCCGCGGCCATGCGCTACACCGAATGCCGGATGACGGAGGCGGCGACGCTTCTGCTCGACGGCATCAACGAGAACGCGGTCGATTTCCGTCCCACCTATGATGGCCAGGACGAAGAACCGACGGTCTTGCCGGCCGGCTTCCCGAACCTGCTGGCCAACGGCTCGTCTGGCATCGCGGTCGGCATGGCCACCTCGATCCCGCCGCACAACGCGGCGGAGCTGATCGACGCCTGCCTGGTGCTGCTGCAACGTCCGGACGCGACCACCGCCGACCTGATGGAGCGCGTGCTGGGTCCGGACTTTCCGACCGGCGGCGTCATCGTCGAGCCGAAGTCGTCCCTGCTGGAGACCTACGAGACCGGCCGCGGCGGCGTTCGCGTCCGCGCCAAGTGGGAGAAGGAAGAAACGGGGCGGGGGACGTACCAGATCGTCGTCACCGAGATTCCGTACCAGGTGAAGAAGTCCGATCTGGTCGAGCAGCTGGCCGACCTGATCGACAGCAAGAAGGCCGCCCTGCTGGGCGACGTGCGCGACGAGAGCGCCGAGGACGTTCGTCTGGTCCTCGAGCCCAAGAACCGCAACGTCGAGCCCGAAGTGCTGATGGAGAGCCTGTTCAAGCTCTCGGCGCTGGAGCAGCGCTTCCCGGTCAACATGAACGTGCTGGACGCGCGGGGCACCCCGGGCGTCATGGGGCTGAAGCCGGCGCTGAAGGCGTTCCTTGATCACCGCCGCGAGGTGCTGGTCCGCCGCGCCCGCTTCCGCCTCGACAAGATCGAGGCCCGCCTGCACATCCTGGCCGGCCTGCTGATCGCCTACCTCAACCTGGACGAGGTGATCCGCATCGTCCGCTACGAGGACGAGCCGAAGCAGAAGCTGATCGCCGCGTTCGAGCTGACCGACATCCAGGCCGACGCCATCCTCAACACCCGCCTGCGCCAACTGGCCAAGCTGGAGGAGATGGAGATCCGCCGCGAGCACGCCGAACTGGCGGAAGAGCGCGACGGCATCCTGGCCATGCTGGCCTCCGACGACGCCCAGTGGAAGCTGGTCGGCGTGGGCCTGCGCGACGTGCGAGAGACCCTGGGCCCGGGCACTGAGCTGGGCAAGCGCCGTTCGGCCTTCGCCGACGCGCCGCAGGTCGATACCGAAGCCGCCCTGGAAGCCATGATCCCGCGTGAGCCGATCACGGTCATCCTGTCCGACAAGGGCTGGATCCGCGCGGCCAAGGGCAAGGTCGAGGATCCTTCGGAACTGAAGTTCAAGGAAGGCGACAAGCTGGGCTTCGTCGTTCCGGCCGAGACCACCGACAAGCTGCTGATCTTCGCCTCGGACGGACGGTTCTTCACCATCGGCTGCGACAAGCTGCCGAGCGCACGCGGGCATGGCGAGCCGCTGCGCCTGATGATCGACCTGGACGACAAGGTGAAGATCATCGACGTCTTCCCGCACAAGCCGGGCCGCAAGCGCTTCATGGCGTCCAAGGCCGGCTACGGCTTCCTGATGCCGGAGGAGGAGGCCTTGGCCAACCGCCGCGCCGGCAAGCAGGTGATGACCGTCGACGACAAGGGCGCCCTGAGCTGCACCGAGGTCATCGGCGACCAGGTGGCGGTGATCGGCGACAACGCCAAGATCCTGATCTTCCCGCTGGAAGAGCTGCCGGAAATGCCGCGCGGCAAGGGCGTGAAGCTGCAGAGCTACCGTGAGGGCGGCCTGCGCGACACCCTGGTCTTCAACCAGGAGACCGGTCCCGCCTGGATCGACACCGCGGGGCGTCGCCGTGAGTGGATGGAATGGCGCGAGTGGATCGGCAAGCGCGCGGGGGCCGGCAAGCTGGCGCCCAAGGGCTTCCCGACAAGCAAGCGGTTCCGGCCAAAATGA
- a CDS encoding LysE family translocator — translation MSLLFLKAMGIGLAVAAPVGPMSLLCMRRTLTDGWRPGLATGAGIALGDGVYAAVAALGFAGVSAFMLEYEKPLHLAAGLFLIWLGLRSFWRKADAQAAPGLHAAWPKALGSALLLTLTNPPTIIMFVAIFAALAPKTGFSPSAAATTTLGVLVGSMLWWCVIVAGVSVFRHAIGVRARRWIDRMSGAVLMLCGALELRRAI, via the coding sequence ATGTCTCTTCTGTTCCTGAAGGCCATGGGGATCGGCCTGGCCGTGGCCGCGCCCGTCGGACCCATGAGTCTTCTGTGCATGCGGCGGACCCTGACCGATGGATGGCGGCCGGGCCTGGCGACCGGGGCCGGGATCGCCCTGGGCGACGGGGTCTATGCGGCGGTGGCCGCCCTGGGTTTCGCCGGCGTGTCGGCCTTCATGCTGGAATACGAGAAGCCGCTGCACCTGGCCGCCGGATTGTTCCTGATCTGGCTGGGCCTGCGGTCTTTCTGGCGCAAGGCGGACGCGCAAGCCGCGCCGGGGCTCCATGCCGCCTGGCCCAAGGCGCTGGGCTCGGCCCTCCTGCTCACCCTGACCAACCCGCCGACCATCATCATGTTCGTGGCGATCTTCGCGGCCTTGGCGCCCAAGACCGGCTTCAGCCCCTCGGCGGCGGCCACGACCACCCTGGGCGTGCTGGTAGGCTCGATGCTGTGGTGGTGCGTGATCGTCGCCGGCGTCTCGGTCTTCCGCCACGCCATCGGCGTCAGGGCGCGCCGCTGGATCGACCGAATGAGCGGCGCGGTGCTGATGTTGTGCGGCGCTCTGGAGCTGCGGAGGGCGATTTGA
- a CDS encoding S10 family peptidase — MKRLLLSTAAALLLAGAGSAIAQSEPPIVLAVSKDIPASAAVAPPVRFVTKHKTTIRGQRIDYTATAGETYLTSLNGEPTASIFSFAYVKDGPRDPRRPVMFVFNGGPGSSSLWLHMGVVGPRRVVLDREVNPSNVPPFSAGDNPDSLLDVADLVFIDPVGTGFSRPVGSGKGEDFWGVDQDADSVAQFIELWLSENGRWTSPKFLMGESYGSVRAALLPRALMGGPTYTGVMRGVTVNGIVLLGTTLEGRDVPAKPEAAFVSAANDLTAQAATAWAHGRTKHQQKSLAAFQAEVDQFAAGEYEDALRRNAAGSLSPADRQALVERLIGYTGLPADAYAKDLKVPTGQFARQLLADQGLSVGLYDGRYTLPTAGSGNEPVADDPAMGRYVPGFMAAFHQMLSDDLKVSMKRPYGAIVWRDLLSKWTWKRAQVPPGQSFAVDLSTAMRRNERLQVLVASGSYDLVTTPAAARRSLAAANLPADRVTFRDYPSGHMLYLGDTAPAFSDDVRALIRKASGPN, encoded by the coding sequence ATGAAACGTCTTCTTCTCTCCACGGCGGCCGCCCTGCTCCTGGCCGGCGCCGGTTCGGCGATCGCGCAGTCGGAACCGCCGATCGTCTTGGCGGTCTCCAAGGACATCCCGGCCTCGGCCGCCGTCGCCCCGCCGGTGCGCTTCGTCACCAAGCACAAGACCACCATCCGCGGCCAACGGATCGACTACACGGCCACCGCCGGCGAGACCTATCTGACCTCGCTAAACGGCGAGCCGACCGCCAGCATCTTCAGCTTCGCCTACGTCAAGGACGGTCCGCGCGATCCGCGCCGGCCGGTGATGTTCGTCTTCAACGGCGGCCCCGGCTCCTCGTCGCTGTGGCTGCACATGGGCGTGGTGGGTCCGCGCCGCGTGGTGCTCGACCGCGAGGTGAACCCCAGCAACGTCCCGCCCTTCAGCGCGGGCGACAATCCCGACAGCCTGCTCGACGTCGCCGATCTGGTGTTCATCGACCCGGTCGGCACCGGCTTCAGCCGCCCGGTCGGCTCGGGCAAGGGCGAGGACTTCTGGGGCGTCGACCAGGACGCCGACTCCGTGGCCCAGTTCATCGAGCTGTGGCTGAGCGAGAACGGGCGCTGGACCTCGCCAAAGTTCCTCATGGGTGAAAGCTATGGCAGCGTCCGCGCCGCCCTCCTGCCCCGCGCCCTGATGGGCGGCCCGACCTATACGGGGGTGATGCGCGGCGTCACCGTCAACGGCATCGTCCTGCTCGGCACCACGCTGGAGGGACGCGACGTCCCCGCCAAGCCGGAAGCCGCCTTCGTCTCGGCCGCCAATGACCTGACCGCCCAGGCGGCCACCGCCTGGGCCCACGGCCGCACCAAGCATCAGCAAAAGTCGCTCGCCGCCTTCCAGGCCGAGGTCGACCAATTCGCCGCCGGCGAATACGAGGACGCCCTGCGCCGCAACGCCGCCGGCTCCCTGTCGCCCGCCGATCGCCAGGCGCTGGTCGAGCGCCTCATCGGCTACACCGGCCTGCCCGCCGACGCCTACGCCAAGGACCTGAAGGTCCCCACCGGCCAGTTCGCCCGTCAGCTTCTCGCCGACCAAGGCCTCAGCGTCGGCCTCTATGACGGCCGCTACACCCTGCCGACCGCCGGCTCCGGCAATGAGCCGGTGGCGGACGATCCGGCCATGGGGCGCTATGTCCCCGGTTTCATGGCCGCCTTCCACCAGATGCTGAGCGACGACCTCAAGGTGTCTATGAAGCGCCCCTACGGCGCCATTGTCTGGCGCGACCTGCTGTCCAAGTGGACGTGGAAACGCGCCCAGGTGCCGCCCGGCCAAAGCTTCGCCGTCGACCTGAGCACGGCCATGCGCCGCAACGAGCGTCTGCAGGTGCTGGTGGCGTCCGGCAGCTACGACCTGGTCACCACCCCGGCCGCCGCGCGCCGCAGCCTCGCGGCCGCCAACCTGCCGGCCGACCGCGTGACCTTCCGCGACTATCCGTCGGGCCACATGCTCTATCTCGGAGACACAGCCCCGGCCTTCTCCGACGACGTGCGGGCCTTGATCCGCAAGGCGTCGGGACCGAACTGA
- a CDS encoding aminotransferase class V-fold PLP-dependent enzyme translates to MTFTRRALIAAAAAAPAAAQAATTAPTAAPALPAKAAFAAMAYVYLDAGSTHPMPLGARAALEGYLRYKTRAADAPELDMGAKEQNVLASFAKLVGATPDELSIVQSTTMGENLILQALGYPAEPGRIVTDALHFFGSFYTYGELKRAGADVVTLRMTREGGIDMDEMAAAITDGTRLVAISAVSTTNGFQHDLKRVCDMAHAHGAYVYVDLAHAAGTVPLDLRAAGVDFAATSSYKWLMGDFGLGFLYVRKEVLPKIKRPWWGYHQISRFQSHVFPYDAPGDAVADYAARPDATGVFAMGTTSWTGVVQLDHTLPWIQSIGVERIQAWRQPMIDAVQTELRRRGYEPLTPLDSKTPLVAFALKDARAKLRDPLAKGGVRMTVAQNRFRVSVSVFNDMNDIDRLLNVLPKAPPA, encoded by the coding sequence ATGACGTTCACCCGCCGCGCCCTGATCGCCGCCGCAGCCGCCGCGCCCGCCGCCGCGCAAGCCGCGACCACCGCACCGACGGCGGCCCCCGCCCTGCCGGCCAAGGCCGCCTTCGCCGCCATGGCGTATGTCTATCTGGACGCCGGCTCCACGCACCCGATGCCGCTGGGCGCCCGCGCTGCGCTCGAGGGGTATCTGCGCTACAAGACCCGCGCGGCCGACGCGCCAGAGCTGGACATGGGCGCCAAGGAACAGAACGTCTTGGCCAGCTTCGCCAAGCTGGTCGGCGCGACGCCGGACGAGCTCAGCATCGTGCAGTCGACGACCATGGGCGAGAACCTGATCCTTCAGGCCCTGGGCTATCCGGCCGAGCCCGGGCGCATCGTCACCGACGCCCTTCACTTCTTCGGCTCCTTCTATACCTACGGCGAGCTAAAGCGCGCCGGCGCCGACGTAGTCACCCTGCGGATGACCCGCGAAGGCGGCATCGACATGGACGAGATGGCCGCCGCCATCACAGACGGCACGCGCCTGGTGGCGATCAGCGCCGTATCGACCACCAACGGCTTCCAACATGACCTGAAGCGGGTCTGCGACATGGCCCACGCCCATGGCGCCTATGTCTATGTCGACCTGGCCCACGCCGCCGGCACGGTCCCGCTCGACCTGCGGGCCGCAGGCGTCGATTTCGCCGCGACCTCTTCCTACAAATGGCTGATGGGCGATTTCGGCCTGGGCTTCCTCTATGTGCGCAAGGAAGTCCTGCCCAAGATCAAGCGCCCCTGGTGGGGCTATCACCAGATCAGCCGCTTCCAGAGCCACGTGTTCCCCTATGACGCGCCGGGCGACGCGGTGGCCGACTACGCCGCCCGCCCCGACGCCACCGGCGTCTTCGCCATGGGCACGACCTCGTGGACCGGCGTCGTGCAGCTGGATCACACCTTGCCCTGGATCCAGTCCATCGGGGTGGAGCGCATCCAGGCCTGGCGCCAGCCGATGATCGACGCCGTCCAGACCGAATTGCGGCGCCGCGGCTACGAGCCCCTCACCCCGCTCGACAGCAAGACACCGCTGGTCGCCTTCGCCCTCAAGGACGCGCGCGCCAAGTTGCGCGACCCGCTGGCCAAGGGCGGCGTCCGCATGACGGTCGCCCAGAACCGCTTCCGGGTCTCCGTTTCCGTCTTCAACGACATGAACGACATCGACCGTCTCCTCAACGTCCTGCCCAAGGCGCCGCCCGCATGA
- a CDS encoding serine hydrolase domain-containing protein, with product MTRRFKLAAAAIAAILATAPACQAQNAAPAAATQDAAFQQLDSSMHALVDQGRLPGVITYVSKGGKALHYDIYGKSDLTTGAPLKADTIFRIYSQTKPVTGVALMMLYEEGKWGLDDPITKFLPELANLTVFKSVGPDGKMVTEPAKRPATMRELMSHQAGFAYGLQVDNPVDKAYRDSGLLGSPTPEAFLKTLAAIPLMGQPGEQWKYSVAVDLQGLIVERLSGKKLGAFMQERIFSPLGMVDTGFWVPAEKQGRLASLYLINPADKKVVPAQGFMVLDVSKPPAVESGGGGLVSTVADYARFSQMLLNGGELGGKRLLKAQTVELMRENHLTAASLAKQPLGPGVGFGLDFATVMDPAKAGTPVGKGSYSWGGAAGTWFWIDPANDLFVLGMVQVLGRPDSDPRLDRLSAAGVYPAIKAP from the coding sequence ATGACGCGACGTTTCAAACTGGCCGCGGCGGCCATCGCCGCCATCCTCGCCACCGCGCCGGCCTGCCAGGCCCAGAACGCCGCGCCGGCCGCGGCCACCCAGGACGCGGCTTTCCAGCAGCTGGACAGCTCCATGCACGCCCTGGTCGACCAGGGCCGGCTGCCCGGGGTGATCACCTATGTGTCCAAGGGCGGCAAGGCGCTGCACTACGACATCTATGGCAAGAGCGACCTGACCACCGGCGCGCCGCTGAAGGCCGACACCATCTTCCGCATCTACTCCCAGACCAAGCCCGTGACCGGCGTGGCGCTGATGATGCTGTACGAGGAGGGCAAGTGGGGCCTAGACGACCCGATCACCAAGTTCCTGCCGGAGCTGGCGAACCTGACAGTGTTCAAGAGCGTCGGGCCGGACGGCAAGATGGTCACTGAGCCGGCCAAGCGTCCGGCCACCATGCGCGAGCTGATGAGCCACCAGGCCGGCTTCGCCTATGGCCTGCAGGTCGATAATCCCGTGGACAAGGCCTACCGCGACAGCGGCCTGCTGGGCTCGCCGACGCCGGAGGCCTTCCTGAAGACCCTGGCCGCCATTCCCCTGATGGGGCAGCCGGGCGAGCAGTGGAAGTACAGCGTCGCCGTCGATCTGCAGGGCCTCATCGTCGAGCGCCTGTCCGGCAAGAAGCTAGGCGCCTTCATGCAAGAGCGCATCTTCTCGCCGCTGGGCATGGTCGACACCGGCTTCTGGGTCCCGGCGGAGAAGCAGGGGCGTCTGGCCTCGCTCTACCTGATCAACCCCGCCGACAAGAAGGTGGTCCCGGCGCAGGGCTTCATGGTGCTGGACGTGTCCAAGCCGCCAGCGGTGGAGTCGGGCGGCGGCGGGCTTGTCTCGACCGTGGCCGACTACGCCAGGTTCTCACAGATGCTGCTGAACGGCGGCGAACTGGGCGGCAAGCGCCTGCTCAAGGCGCAGACCGTGGAGCTGATGCGCGAGAACCACCTGACGGCGGCCTCGCTGGCCAAGCAGCCGCTGGGCCCGGGCGTCGGCTTCGGCCTGGACTTCGCCACCGTCATGGACCCGGCTAAGGCCGGCACGCCGGTGGGCAAGGGCAGCTACAGCTGGGGCGGCGCGGCCGGCACCTGGTTCTGGATCGACCCGGCCAATGACCTGTTCGTCCTGGGTATGGTTCAAGTCCTGGGCCGTCCCGACAGCGATCCAAGGCTGGACCGCCTGTCGGCGGCTGGAGTCTACCCGGCGATCAAGGCGCCTTGA